From a region of the Theobroma cacao cultivar B97-61/B2 chromosome 8, Criollo_cocoa_genome_V2, whole genome shotgun sequence genome:
- the LOC18593155 gene encoding 5'-3' exonuclease yields MPASISLMLCLPANPLLSISNTKLRSKTTKFITLKTNTWKIRAVIESSFSSSVFGSFHQTVGGQVLPERGCSEKDIVKSKNKKRVFFLDVNPLRYVGSKPSFQSFRHWVSLFFSQVSLTDPVIAVFDGEKCNERRRQLLPSYKAHRRKFFRQPTTSRKFVRSQVGRSQQLIMDVLRKCNVPVIKIEGNEADDVVATLVEQVLQRGYRVVIASPDKDFKQLISENVQIVLPLVELDRWSFYTLKHYVAQYNCDPHSDLSLRCIMGDEVDGVPGIQHLVPGFGRKTALKLLKKHGSLENLLNAAAVRTVGRQYAQEALTKHADYLRRNYEVLALRRDVDVHLQEEWLVERDTCNDSSVLSKFFRSLEDTNKPTPENRSSFSNG; encoded by the exons ATGCCAGCCAGCATTTCCCTCATGCTTTGTCTACCCGCAAACCCgcttctttcaatttcaaacaCTAAGCTCAGAAGCAAGACAACCAAATTTATCACACTTAAGACCAATACATGGAAGATTAGAGCCGTCATTGAATCTTCTTTCTCCTCCTCGGTTTTTGGGTCTTTCCATCAAACAGTTGGTGGACAGGTTTTGCCAGAAAGAGGATGTTCTGAAAAAGATATAGTAAAGagcaaaaacaagaaaagggTATTTTTCTTGGATGTCAATCCGCTTCGTTATGTAGGAAGTAAGCCAAGTTTTCAGTCTTTTCGCCACTGggtttctcttttcttctctcaagTCAGCCTCACGGACCCCGTTATTGCT GTTTTTGATGGTGAAAAGTGTAATGAGCGGCGGAGACAGTTATTACCTTCATATAAAGCACATAGGAGGAAATTCTTTAGACAACCAACAACTTCTAGAAAATTTGTCAGGAGTCAAGTTGGGAGGTCACAGCAACTCATAATGGATGTTCTCAGAAAATGCAATGTGCCA GTCAtaaaaatagaaggaaatgaAGCTGACGATGTTGTTGCCACACTGGTGGAACAAGTTTTACAAAGAGGATACCGTGTGGTTATCGCTTCTCCTGATAAGGATTTTAAGCAGTTGATTTCTGAAAATGTTCAAATTGTTTTGCCCCTGGTGGAGTTAGACCGGTGGTCCTTTTATACTCTGAAGCACTACGTAGCTCAATATAATTGTGATCCACACTCTGACTTGAGCCTTA GATGCATCATGGGTGATGAGGTTGATGGTGTTCCTGGGATTCAACATTTGGTTCCTGGCTTTGGTCGGAAAACTGCCTTAAAGCTTTTAAAAAAGCATGGCTCACTGGAAAACTTACTAAATGCAGCTGCAGTGAGAACCGTTGGCAGACAGTATGCGCAAGAGGCCCTTACAAAGCATGCTGATTACCTGCGGAGGAATTATGAAGTTTTAGCCTTGAGGAG GGACGTTGATGTTCATCTTCAAGAAGAATGGTTGGTTGAAAGGGATACATGCAATGATTCAAGTGTTTTATCTAAATTCTTCAGATCATTGGAAGATACTAATAAGCCTACTCCTGAAAATAGATCTAGTTTCTCAAATGGTTAA